One stretch of Nicotiana tabacum cultivar K326 chromosome 18, ASM71507v2, whole genome shotgun sequence DNA includes these proteins:
- the LOC107780898 gene encoding putative serine/threonine-protein kinase PBL18, translating into MTDVQIRDEEEKRGGFEMIRKKLEEWDFSPYYFQIFNKEESPNWRHPMFIDSIANGMLAFFYERCNYYQSFKFSIEPMIVGEVKLCTYSELQNITDFKPESLIQKTLSGRLFCGTIGEGSEKRPAIVKTWDFLLPLGDEHTQRLHKFCDEIELFTDERVNTHPNLSKLYRYCYETRLAAVYDEKFTRVLSDVLLADDFGWDDRIKVATQLADLLAWLHEKSVAVGSVTASCIMIDEEVNIKVFDFGHFSNHVSEDCKIPVKARVGREAPEVVAGERTMKSDVYIFGLLLLELISKKKFNFRENPVIVKNSVLKEASLSEKYLVNECFKEVDHPTAFDITRLVFLCMNLEPEERPMMKDVLDALRALSTGVRGEKRKRNENEAE; encoded by the exons ATGACAGACGTTCAGATTAGAGACGAGGAGGAGAAGCGTGGGGGGTTTGAGATGATCCGAAAGAAGTTGGAGGAATGGGACTTTTCACCTTATTACTTTCAAATTTTTAACAAGGAGGAATCTCCCAATTGGCGCCACCCTATGTTCATCGACAGCATCGCTAACGGAATGCTAGCCTTTTTCTATGAAAGATGCAACTATTACCAAAG CTTCAAGTTCTCAATTGAGCCAATGATAGTTGGTGAGGTGAAGCTTTGCACCTACTCCGAGTTGCAAAACATTACTGATTTCAAGCCTGAGAGCTTGATTCAGAAGACTCTTTCAGGAAGATTGTTTTGTGGCACCATTGGTGAAGGATCTGAAAAGCGACCGGCGATTGTAAAGACATGGGATTTTCTCCTTCCTTTGGGAGACGAGCATACTCAACGTCTACATAAATTTTGT GACGAGATCGAGTTATTCACAGATGAAAGAGTAAATACGCATCCAAATTTGTCGAAGTTGTATAGGTACTGTTATGAGACGAGGCTTGCAGCTGTCTATGATGAAAAATTCACCAGAGTCTTGTCTGATGTGCTTCTGGCTG ATGACTTTGGGTGGGATGACCGGATAAAAGTGGCAACTCAACTTGCAGATCTCTTGGCATGGTTGCATGAAAAGAGTGTTGCAGTTGGCAGTGTTACTGCTTCATGCATTATGATAGATGAG GaagtaaatataaaagtattTGACTTTGGTCACTTTTCAAATCATGTGAGCGAAGATTGTAAAATTCCTGTTAAAGCTCGTGTTGGCAGGGAAGCTCCAGAGGTTGTAGCAG GTGAGCGGACGATGAAGTCTGATGTTTATATATTTGGTCTTCTACTTCTGGAGCTAATAAGCAAAAAGAAATTTAATTTTCGCGAGAATCCTGTGATTGTGAAAAATTCAGTTTTAAAGGAGGCTTCACTTAGTGAAAAATATTTGGTTAATGAATGCTTCAAAGAAGTTGATCATCCAACTGCATTTGATATCACACGTCTGGTATTCCTCTGCATGAATCTGGAACCAGAAGAAAGGCCAATGATGAAGGATGTTTTAGATGCTTTGAGAGCACTGAGTACAGGAGTGAGGGGGGAGAAacgaaaaagaaatgaaaacgaGGCAGAATAG